The sequence TTTATTAATAGTAAGTAAGTTTTGCGATCGAACTGTGGCAGATGATTTTGCCACAGTTCTTTTGTGTTGGGGTGATTGGGGGCTATCGGACATTGGGGCGCTTCTCCTCCAGGATTTTGTCCGTTTGAACCGCAATCCTCCTCCCCAATCAATAAAAAAGAAGCTATCCTCCCAAGAAAATAGCTTCTTCCTTCTTATTCTACCGCTACTCGTTTTTGTTTCACCAGATAGACCTGATTCAACACCAATGCACCAAGCAGCTGGATCATCGTTTTTGCGATGATCTGTCCCAGGATCGCGGCTGGTACGGCTTCCCATGGCAACATGCCTGCTCCGATTGGGCTTAAACCGATAAGCACGAAGACGACAGAGTCGAGAAAACCTCCCGCTAATCCACTGTAAAAAACGCGCCAGGCGATTGGCAGTTTTAGACGGGTGTATATTTCGGTATCGGCGGATTCGGACAGGATAAAGGAAAGTGCGGATGCTGCCACGATCATCAAGGTATCCCCGAGTAAAAAGGAAACGAATGCTGATAAAATCAGTGCTGTCAGAATGAAGGCATAGGTTTTGCCACGTCCATATTTATTTTGTACCAAATCACGAAAAATGAAGGTTGCCCCAATAAAAAGCGTCCCCATCGGAATAAGGAAAATCCCTATTTGTAATGGCATAAAAGCCGCTGTGACCACATTGGCAGTGACAATGGAAATTAAATATAAAAATACTCTTAACATAAGATGACACCTCTTCTATAGTTGTTCACGGAAGAGGTGTCATAGCAACGAAAAAAAACCACATCCAATGGACATGGTTGATCCATAGTTTTTTATAGAGGGTATCAGCTATGAACCTCTTCCGCACAGGTATTTATTTCTTTCTTATCATAATGGAGAAGCTCTCCGTTGTCAATTGCATTTTTTTTAAATCGTATGTTTTAATTTTACCATTTGAGAGAATATAGAAAATATAATCTTAACTACAGGAGGACTACCATTGACAGACGCGCAACGTTTTAAAACAGGAGAAAAAGCACCTGAAGCAGGCATATACAAAGTTGAAAAATTAACAAGTGATTATCAAAGTGAGGATTACTTCAACGATACCACGATCGAATTAGCAGAAGGGGAAACATTTCCACCTGCACCTGCCGAGGATGAAAGTGCCTGGTGGGTTCGAGTTCCACAAGAATAGCTCTAACGCAAGCGCGCAACTCTTTTATGTGACAGTTGCGCGTTTTTCTTCACAGCCCTTTAATAGACAATCGCCTTTTCCTCTTCTATACTTTACAACAGATACCGCAATGAATTTCTGGAGTGAAACATATGAAAAAATATCTAATCTATTTGCTCGTGCTCGTCAGTTTTGTTGCTTCGATTATCTTCGTCAACAACAATCACGAGCTCTATGACCGCACGATCGTCCAAGTAACGGATGTTACCGAATCCGATAAATC is a genomic window of Gracilibacillus salinarum containing:
- a CDS encoding VUT family protein produces the protein MLRVFLYLISIVTANVVTAAFMPLQIGIFLIPMGTLFIGATFIFRDLVQNKYGRGKTYAFILTALILSAFVSFLLGDTLMIVAASALSFILSESADTEIYTRLKLPIAWRVFYSGLAGGFLDSVVFVLIGLSPIGAGMLPWEAVPAAILGQIIAKTMIQLLGALVLNQVYLVKQKRVAVE
- a CDS encoding YjzC family protein, encoding MTDAQRFKTGEKAPEAGIYKVEKLTSDYQSEDYFNDTTIELAEGETFPPAPAEDESAWWVRVPQE